AATTCTTTTTTATTTTCATGATATTTAAAAGTTGGAAGTATGTGTTTTGTAAGGGATTCATTGATTGCTCCATCATCGGGATTATGATAATGTTGATTGTACTTTTGTGAGAAAAGTGTGTGCGAACCATCTTTGGTTTGCACAACACTGTTTATGTTATCTTGCAAAGTTTGAAACCATTTTTAAAGACCATTGTCCCAATGATGCATTTTTTTTGCAGTGAAAATATAAGTATCATCAAAAAGTTCAATACAATTCCCAGCTTGAAATCCTAACTCTTCTAATAAGTCTAAAATCTCATATCTGTTATTGTTTTCAATTTTCTCTAAAATTATAATGTTTCCTGAATTTTCAATAGCTTTATACATAAGCTTTAAAATCTCTTTTTTATTTGGACAATAAGATAAAATATTTCCTAATACTATGTATTCGTATTCTCTTGCTGTTGCACGAAGCTTTGCAGAGGATTCATCTTCAAAAGGAATATATTTTATATTCCCTTCATTTTTTTTTCGCACTTGCTCTAACGCAGAATCAACTAAACCCAAAGAGTTATCAATATGTAAGATTGCAATATTAATATAATCTGCAAATAACTCTTTAAATAGTGATAGTTTTTGTTCCATTTAAACTAGTTTCCTAGTGAAGTTAACTTTTCATCAGAAAGATATAAATCTTCATTTGACATTACACCAATATCACTATTTAAGATATTTTGTGCAATTTCTTTTGCTTCAGAAAGTGAATGCATTTCACATGTTCCACATTGGAAAATGTTTAATTCAGGAATATCATCTTGTTTCTTAACTTCAATAACATCTTGCATTGCGGCTCTCCAAGCCTTACCAACTGTTGCTTCATCAGGACTTCCTAATAAACTCATGTAAAAACCAGTTCTACAACCCATTGGTGAAACATCAATGATTTCTACTGTATCACTATTTAAATGATTTCTAATAAATCCTGCAAATAAGTGCTCTAAAGTATGAATACCTTTTTCACTTAACATTGACTCATTTGGTACACAAAATCTTAAATCAAAAACTGTGATAATATCACCTGATGGTGATTTCATTGTTTTTGCAACTCTTACTGCTGGTGCTGGCATAATTGTATGATCAACTCTAAAACTGTCTAATAATGGCATGATTTAATTCCTTTAATTTTTTATATAAATATGTTTGTATTTAATTTGAGATTATATCAAAACTTGTTTAAGTAGCTGATTTTACAAACCAAAAGTAACAAGAAGTTCTGAATTTATTACCTTCACATCTTTAACTAAAGTACTTTTATATGAATCTTCTTTGATTTTATAAATTGGAATATTTTTAAATAATTCATTAAGAAGTGGGTCTAATATTGAAATGAGTTCAGATGAAAAGCTTTGTGAAATTTGATTGTTTTCAAAACTTATATCATTAATTGAGATGTTTCTTAAAAAGAGTGCATTTTTTTCTTTTACAAAATATGGTTCGCCTGCAATAGCAAGTGTTGCAGTTGAATCAGGAATAAAAAATGCTTTTAAATCTAAACCAACAATTGCAGTGATTTGATTCTCACTTATACCTAAACTAGGTTTGTTAACAATAATATTTGCAAGAGTAAAATCTTTTTTGATTGGAAAAATATTTGCTTGCATATTTAATTCATTTGGATTGATATTTAAGGTTAAACCCTCTTTACTAATATTATTTATACATCCTGAAAATAAAACTAAAAGTGAAATAATAAGTAGTAATTGCGTCTTTTTGAAAGCAAACATTTTTTACCTTTTGTTATGATAATTTCGCAATTGTAACATTTTATTTGTTGAACTTTACCTGATATTACTACCTTTCCAAAAAACTGTTCTAAAAGTAAGAGATTCCAGGACATATATATTTTTAAATGTATATTGTTGAAACTATTAATTTCTTTTTTGAACTTCTACTGATTCCTCTGCCCACTCTACAAATTTATCAGAATCCTCAAGAACATACTCTTTGAAATTTTCTGATACAGTTATCTCATTTCCATATTATTTTATTTAAATAAAACTCTTTATCTTCTAGTGTATCAATATCTAAAGCAAGTTTATTATCAAGTTCTACAAATTCTACAGGATTATTCTCCAAGAATTTTCTTGCACCATAATCAGCATTTAATTCAATTAAATGCTTAAAATATTTTTTAGGAAATATTGAAGGAACAGCAAATCTATTATAATATTTTGAACAAACAATTTTACTCTTATTTATTACAGACTTTTCAATCAACTTTTCGTAATGAGAGTTAGGTATTAAAGGTTGATCACAAAGCATAAGTAAAACATTTTCTGTAAGAGGAATATTTTTCATAGCATAAGAAATTGAACTTCCCATACCTTCTTTATAATTTGAATTTACAATTATTGAAACAGGTAAATCTTTTATCTCTTTTCTTATTTCTTCACTCTTATATCCTAAAACTACAACTATACTTGAAGTAAGTTTCAAAGCATTTTCAATTGCTTTTTCTAACAAAGATTTGTCTTTAACTCTTATAAGTTGTTTAGGTTCTCCTAATCTTTTTGATGAACCTGCAGCAAGAATTAAAATTGTCAAGTTATCAGATTTTTCCATTTTTCTTTGCCTCTATTTGAGAACATATTGAAAGAGCTATTGCTTGATGAGTATTCCCTCCAATATCAAAGCCAACTGGAGCAAAAAATCTTTTATCATTTTCTAATTTAAACTGTTCAATTTTTCTTTTCATATTCTTTTTATTCCCCATCATTCCAATATATTCTGCATTTGAATTAAGTAAAGCTTTTAAATAAATATCATCAGTTTTTGGACTATGACTTAATATAACTGAAGCATTATAAGAGCTTAAATCCATTGTTAGAATATCTTCTACTTTTTCTAATTCTATTAGTTCATCTGCTTCGTTTACATATTCTTTTATCTTTAGATCTATCACCGTTGTTTTCCAAGCCATTAAATTTGCCATTGAAATAAGTGATTTTACATGGGCTCCTGAGCCAAAAATTAATAAATTATAAGGAGACTCAATAGTTTGATAAAACTCATCATTTTCAAGTTTAGTATCACATTTTTCATCAAGAATCTTGTAACTATTATCTTTAGTTGAACGAACTAGTGTTTTTCCTATATTCTCTTTTGCTAATCCTACTACTCCATAGTTTTCACTTAAAAAAAAAGGCTGCAGAAAATATTTACTATGTCCATGTCCAGATGATTCATCTTGAGGAATAGATTCAAATATATAGGATTCTTTGCTATTAAAAATATCTTTTGAAGCTTCTAAAATCTTATTATGTAAGAAAGGACTTCCTAAAACACCTATAAACTCTCCAATTGAGTTTACAAGTAGCATATTCCCTGCTTTAGCATAAGTAGAGCCTTGTGTTTGGATAACACTAGCTACAACTATATCTAAAGCTTTTCTTCTAGAATCTTCTATAAATTTCAAAAACTCTTTATTTGAAAACATTTTTTATCCCATTTTTATGGGCATTGAAGTATACAACTTACCTGTTGCATCAAAGATTGCATTTGGAACGGCAGCTAAAATTGGAGGAGTTCCAGGTTCACCAATACCACCAATTTTTTCACCAGAGTTAATAATACTTACTTCAATATCAGGTACATCAGAAATTCTTGTAACTGTATAATCATAGAAGTTGCTTTGAATAGTTGCTCCATCTTTTATTGTAATTTCACTACTTAAAAGTGTTGCAAGACCAAAATTAATACCTCCAACCATTTGATTTTCAACATTTTGAGGATTAAATGCAAATCCACAATCAACTGAACACCAAACTTTTTCAACTTTATAGCTATCTTTTGAAACTCTTACTTTTGCAACTTGAGCACATATAGAGCCAAATGATTCAACAATAGCTACTCCATATCCTACATTTTTCTCTTTTTTTCTATTTTTCCAGTTAGATTTCTTAGCTACATCATCAAGCAGGTCTATAAATCTTTGATTTGTTAACATAGATTTTCTATATTCAATTGGGTCTTTTTTTGCATAATATGCCGCTTGGTCAATACTACACTCAACTGTTTGAGCAGATTGAGTATGTCCTACGGATCTCCACCATAATACAGGAATAGGTGAGCTTGTAATATATGCTTGCATATCATGATTCTCAATACTATAAGGATGAGAAGCTAAGCCTTCTTTTTGTGCCCCATCTACACCATCTTTAAATCCAAAGCCTTCAAAAGGTGAACCTTTGAATATTGATTGGCTTACCACTTTTGCATCAAAAGCAGTAATATCGCCATGTTCATCTAATGCTAGTTTAACTTTGTTTTTATATTTTGGTCTATAACTTCCAAGTTTAATATCATCTTCTCTTGTCCATAAAGTTAAAATAGGATAACCTTCATCTTTTGCTACAAAAAGTCCTTCAAGTACAAAATCAAGGTTAATTGCACCTCTTCGACCAAAAGCTCCACCTAAATAAGGTGTATTATATGTAATGTTTGAAGCTTCAACTCCAAGAACTTTTAGTGCTGCAGCAAAAGCTAAAGTTTGTGATTGTGCTGTTGACCAAAGTGTTGCTTTCCCCTTTTTATGATGTGCTGCAAAACTTAAAGGTTCCATTGGTGCATGAGCAAGAAAAGGAAAGTTATAATTAAGTTCGATAACTTTTTTTGCTTCTTTAAATGCTTTTGCAGAATCACCATCTTTTCTCATTGATGCACCATCTTTTTCCATAAGTGAAGAGTACTCTTCATCCATAGATTTAGTATTTACCTTAGAAAATTCTCCTAAGTCCCATTCAACTTTTAAATCATTTAAAGCCTCTTTTGCTACATACCAAGAGTCTGCAATAACTGCAATACCTGTTGGAATTTGCTTAACTTTGATTACACCTTTTCTTTTTTCTACATTACTTGCATCAAAGCTTTTAACTTTTGCTCCAAATACTGTGGGGTGAAGTACAGCAGCATACTTAAGTCCATCAACTCTAATATCTAAACCAAAATCAGCATTACCAGTAACTTTTGCCCAAGCTTCTTTAGGATGTCTTGAGTGAGGTTTTCCTACAATTGTACAATCATTTAAATTTTTAATTTTAGGATCTTTTGGAACTTTGATTGAAGCTAAATCAGATACTAACTGCCCAAAAGTAAACTCTTCTTTTGTTCTTTTATTTGTTACTTTTGAATCTTTTGTTTCAACATCATAAGCTCTTACTTTCCATTTTTTAGAAGCAGCTTCTTTTATCATAATATTTAAAGCAGAACCTATTTTTCTCATTTCTAACTGTTTTGCAACAATAGAACTTGAACCACCTGTAATCATAAGTGGACCATAAAAATGATTATATACAGGAGCAACTGTTGCAGCTTTGAAGTTAATCTCTTCCCAATTTACATTTAACTCTTCTGCAATACACATAGCTAAAGTTGTATATGTACCTTGACCCATTTCAACTTGTCCCATAATAAAATTAATTGTATTATCAGAATTTATTTCAACAAAAGCATTTGGTTGTAAGGCTACTTCTTTTGTATCTTCTGCTCTTGATTTACTTGGAATATAAAAACCAATAACAAATGCAGATGCTGTAAGTGACGTAGTTTTTAAAAAATCTCTTCTTTCCATTTTACACTTCCTTTGTAGCAGCTTTTATTGCTGTTTTGATTTTATTATATGTTCCACATCTACAAATATTTCCATCCATTGCTGATATAATCTCATCATCATTTGGGTTTGGGTTTTTCTTTAAAAGTCCTGCCGCATTCATTATTTGTCCTGATTGACAATATCCACATTGAACAACATCTTCTTTTACCCAAAATTTTTGAAGATTATGTACTGTTTTATCTTCTTTTGTTTCAATAGTGGTAATTCTTGCATTACCAACTGTGCTAATTGGCGTTGCACAACTCCTAACAGATTCTTCATCCATTAATACTGTACATGCTCCACATTGACCAACTCCACATCCAAACTTTGTACCTGTTAGATTTAAGCTGTCTCTTAATACCCATAGAAGTGGAGTATCAGGAGATACATCAACTGAATAAACTTTTTCATCAACTGTTAATTTTATTGACATAGTTTTCCTTTTTATTTTTTATAATATATTAACCATAATATTCCATACTTACCATACTAAAAAATACAAATTTCATATCAAATTCTACAAATTTAACATCCTCTTTTAATTTTTGAGTTATCTGCAAAATATTTAATATTTATATTATTACTTACAATTTTCTTGTAATTACTTTATCAACAAGTGGAGAAATAAGCCAAGTTATCCATTTAGGCAGTACTTTTTTAGGTATGGGATATGCATTTTCATATTTTGGTGCTAATGCTTTTACCCTCTCTAATAATGAACTATTGTGTCCCATTGTGATATATCTTCGAGAAACTTCATGTATAAATCCAGCTGCAGTTGGTCTTTTTCATGTTCTTGCAACAGTATTAGTTTCAGTCTCAATTTTATTTGCTTTGGGTTCATTTATAGACTTAAAATAAATAAAAAACATTATATTAAGATAAATTAAATTGTTCTAAGTTAATACTTTATAGAATAAGTTTAATAACCTGTAGGTTTTGAACTTCTGATAATTTTTAAACTATTATATAGTGTCTATGATTATATAATAGTGACTCAAAACGTTATTAAATACTAATTTTTTGTAGTTCTAATTTATAACCAATTCCCGAATAATTCACAATAATATTTTTATCAGTCTTTTTTCTCAAATCTCTAATAAGAGATTTTAATGCAGCACTTGTGCATTCATTATTCCATATAGTGTATTCTATTTCTTCATAAGAAATAATTCTTCCTTGATTTTGTATTAATAAATTAAGAAGTAAGCTCTCTTTTTTATTTAATACAAATGATTCATTGTTTTTGATGATACTTTGAGTTTGGAAATTGAAAAACATATCGTCAGATATTTTAAAGTTACTATATATACGACGTTCTATGATTTCCATACATTTGTTTAGTGCTTGAATTAAAATTTCACTTTTAAAAGGTTTTATCAAATACTTTGTAATATAGAGTTCTAATAATTGGCTTAGATATTGATTGTCTTTATTATTTGAGATTACTATAAAAGCAGTTTTTATATCATCTTTTCTAAGTTCAACTAAAAAGTCAATAATATCTTTATTTTCAAAATTACTATCAATTATGATTAAGCAAGGAGATTGTTTGATATATTGTAACTTTGCATCATCTATATTTGTAGTGCAACTAACTTTTTTTACACTCTCGCAAAGAAGGGAATATAGCTTCTCTTCTTTGTATTGATTATCCATGATATAAAGTACAGATAAATCACTAAGTTCCATTTATTTCCTTATATTTGTTTTAATATTTCTTCACTTGTTTGTACATTTGCATAAGCAAAACTAAGTGCTGCCATAATTGTGGCATGAGCTAATTTAGCTTCTACTTTTACACCGTTAAACTCTATATTGCTTGTAGCACAAGCATCATGTGCTAAAAAGCAATTATATCCATAATCACTAGCGGCTCTTGTCACTGCATCGATGCACATATATGACATTGCTCCAACGATGATAACATTTGTAATATTAGACTCATCCAAAATAGCTTTTAAATCTGTGTTTAAAAAAGCATTTACACCATTTTTTAAAACTTGAGATTCATTTTCTTTTGGAGTTAAAGATTCATGAATTGTAGAACCTTTTGTATTTGGAGCAAAAAATGGAGGATTATCTCCTTGAAATTCATGTCTTACATGAACAATTTTTAAGTTTTTTTCTCTTGCTTTTGTAAGAATTTTTAATGTATTTTCTGCGGCTTCTTCTGTTTTGTATAAAGGCCATTTTGCATCTTTGATGCTTCCAAAGTAGTCATTTTGTAAATCTATGATTATTAAAGCTGTATTTTCCATTATCTTTCCTTTTATTTTTTTAATTGTTCTAACTAAAAGTATATAAATTAATAGAGGGAAAAAAGAAGGATTATATATTTTTACAATTTTTTAGCAAAAATGGGAGCAAGATTCATAACAATTAAAAGCCTTACAATATGATGTAAAGTAATATATGGAACATTTGCAGCAATTAGTATGGCTATTAGGTTTATCTCCGCTTGTCCTCCTGGAGAGAAAGCTAGAAGAATTGATTCTATTGGAAAATCGAATAATACAGAAGCTAAAAATATAAAAGATGCTGAGGTTATTGCAAGAATTATAAAATGTCCAAAAGTTGAAACTAAAGTTTTTACGATAGTTTTAAATTCCACACCTTTAAAAGTAAAACCTATAATTGTTCCAAATACGACTTGTACAAACTTTAAAAACTCATCAGGCATTGGAGTATGAATTAACCCACTTGAATGTAAAAGGATACTAATTATCATAGGTCCCATTAGAAAAGCTGCTGACATATTAACTTTTTTTGCAAGCATTCCCGCAAGTGTACCTGCAAA
This sequence is a window from Poseidonibacter parvus. Protein-coding genes within it:
- the luxS gene encoding S-ribosylhomocysteine lyase; the encoded protein is MPLLDSFRVDHTIMPAPAVRVAKTMKSPSGDIITVFDLRFCVPNESMLSEKGIHTLEHLFAGFIRNHLNSDTVEIIDVSPMGCRTGFYMSLLGSPDEATVGKAWRAAMQDVIEVKKQDDIPELNIFQCGTCEMHSLSEAKEIAQNILNSDIGVMSNEDLYLSDEKLTSLGN
- a CDS encoding DUF1439 domain-containing protein; its protein translation is MFAFKKTQLLLIISLLVLFSGCINNISKEGLTLNINPNELNMQANIFPIKKDFTLANIIVNKPSLGISENQITAIVGLDLKAFFIPDSTATLAIAGEPYFVKEKNALFLRNISINDISFENNQISQSFSSELISILDPLLNELFKNIPIYKIKEDSYKSTLVKDVKVINSELLVTFGL
- a CDS encoding nucleotidyltransferase family protein, whose product is MEKSDNLTILILAAGSSKRLGEPKQLIRVKDKSLLEKAIENALKLTSSIVVVLGYKSEEIRKEIKDLPVSIIVNSNYKEGMGSSISYAMKNIPLTENVLLMLCDQPLIPNSHYEKLIEKSVINKSKIVCSKYYNRFAVPSIFPKKYFKHLIELNADYGARKFLENNPVEFVELDNKLALDIDTLEDKEFYLNKIIWK
- a CDS encoding XdhC family protein encodes the protein MFSNKEFLKFIEDSRRKALDIVVASVIQTQGSTYAKAGNMLLVNSIGEFIGVLGSPFLHNKILEASKDIFNSKESYIFESIPQDESSGHGHSKYFLQPFFLSENYGVVGLAKENIGKTLVRSTKDNSYKILDEKCDTKLENDEFYQTIESPYNLLIFGSGAHVKSLISMANLMAWKTTVIDLKIKEYVNEADELIELEKVEDILTMDLSSYNASVILSHSPKTDDIYLKALLNSNAEYIGMMGNKKNMKRKIEQFKLENDKRFFAPVGFDIGGNTHQAIALSICSQIEAKKNGKI
- a CDS encoding molybdopterin cofactor-binding domain-containing protein — translated: MERRDFLKTTSLTASAFVIGFYIPSKSRAEDTKEVALQPNAFVEINSDNTINFIMGQVEMGQGTYTTLAMCIAEELNVNWEEINFKAATVAPVYNHFYGPLMITGGSSSIVAKQLEMRKIGSALNIMIKEAASKKWKVRAYDVETKDSKVTNKRTKEEFTFGQLVSDLASIKVPKDPKIKNLNDCTIVGKPHSRHPKEAWAKVTGNADFGLDIRVDGLKYAAVLHPTVFGAKVKSFDASNVEKRKGVIKVKQIPTGIAVIADSWYVAKEALNDLKVEWDLGEFSKVNTKSMDEEYSSLMEKDGASMRKDGDSAKAFKEAKKVIELNYNFPFLAHAPMEPLSFAAHHKKGKATLWSTAQSQTLAFAAALKVLGVEASNITYNTPYLGGAFGRRGAINLDFVLEGLFVAKDEGYPILTLWTREDDIKLGSYRPKYKNKVKLALDEHGDITAFDAKVVSQSIFKGSPFEGFGFKDGVDGAQKEGLASHPYSIENHDMQAYITSSPIPVLWWRSVGHTQSAQTVECSIDQAAYYAKKDPIEYRKSMLTNQRFIDLLDDVAKKSNWKNRKKEKNVGYGVAIVESFGSICAQVAKVRVSKDSYKVEKVWCSVDCGFAFNPQNVENQMVGGINFGLATLLSSEITIKDGATIQSNFYDYTVTRISDVPDIEVSIINSGEKIGGIGEPGTPPILAAVPNAIFDATGKLYTSMPIKMG
- a CDS encoding (2Fe-2S)-binding protein: MSIKLTVDEKVYSVDVSPDTPLLWVLRDSLNLTGTKFGCGVGQCGACTVLMDEESVRSCATPISTVGNARITTIETKEDKTVHNLQKFWVKEDVVQCGYCQSGQIMNAAGLLKKNPNPNDDEIISAMDGNICRCGTYNKIKTAIKAATKEV
- a CDS encoding response regulator transcription factor — encoded protein: MELSDLSVLYIMDNQYKEEKLYSLLCESVKKVSCTTNIDDAKLQYIKQSPCLIIIDSNFENKDIIDFLVELRKDDIKTAFIVISNNKDNQYLSQLLELYITKYLIKPFKSEILIQALNKCMEIIERRIYSNFKISDDMFFNFQTQSIIKNNESFVLNKKESLLLNLLIQNQGRIISYEEIEYTIWNNECTSAALKSLIRDLRKKTDKNIIVNYSGIGYKLELQKISI
- a CDS encoding cysteine hydrolase family protein, with protein sequence MENTALIIIDLQNDYFGSIKDAKWPLYKTEEAAENTLKILTKAREKNLKIVHVRHEFQGDNPPFFAPNTKGSTIHESLTPKENESQVLKNGVNAFLNTDLKAILDESNITNVIIVGAMSYMCIDAVTRAASDYGYNCFLAHDACATSNIEFNGVKVEAKLAHATIMAALSFAYANVQTSEEILKQI